The Kryptolebias marmoratus isolate JLee-2015 linkage group LG9, ASM164957v2, whole genome shotgun sequence nucleotide sequence TCTGAAAAGTTGTCACTGAATAAACCCcatattgtgtttatttttgttgaataaaatagCAATTGTGCACTGATACATTTGATTAATGTATCAATCcagcaaaatgtttaatataagATACTAGTTACACTTTAGATGACTTATTCTGTCAGCTGCATTGCAGTCTCATGTTTGTTTAACATCtattaagtgtttttaaattggttttggTGTCAGCATTCAGTCCTTTTGCCTAAACATGTGCAAATTTTGTCTTagtctgatttttatttgacatgaatatcagcaggaatgtgtgtgtgtgcatggttgaACATCTCTGGGTTgatcctgtgatggactggtgactgGTGTTCCCCCTCTCACTTGTTCACTGCTGGGTTAGGCAGCAGCCCCTCATAGCCACGAACGGGACTGAGTTAGAACAGAAATAAGTGAGTGAATAAGTGAGTGAGTGGtgtcaacaagaaaaaaaaagtaattgggTGGCACTGTTTACAGTTAGATTATTctgaaatgtttcacatttgGAGCAGGTTCACCATGGtgatttagtcagttttaaataGAATAACATTTGTGGCAAACTCTAATTTTAACATAGTTAAAATTGATTATGCATTGTGGTAAACCTCACGTACACTAATTGGAAACTTCAGCACTGAAGCACAGATTGACAAGGGCACAAATGGGGCTCACAggaattttttgtttgtttgtttttgtacagcttAAAATAGCGTAAAGAACAACTTATAGCATCAATTCCTGCTAACAACACCCtaaaacagatgaacaaactactaaagtaaaaaaagaaacaaagtctgAAATTTGTCTGTCAGTATAAAACtgcaaatttaaactttatcaaAGAGCATGAGAATGGTCTGCATTTAGATTGGGTGCCATTATTTAGTCAGATtagacagtttttgttttcagctaaaatggAGTTCATTATGCTTGTTGTGAAACTTTGTAGTTTGTCCACATTCAAAACTTTTAATGCACAACTCTGACTCTGAAGTAAGTACACAAGTAACTGAGTGATGACTTGTGCCTTAAAAAGTGCAAGATGTGTAAAGGAAGATGTTTTTTCCAAATACTACATTATTAATATGCCAAAATACTTGCTAAAAAAGCCTCTTCATCAGTTGACAGATAAACAATATCTTCTTGTGGCAGTGattgaaatgacagaaacaacatTTCACAGGAGATTATAAAGCTTTGAAATATATAGGATTtagtttgtgacaaaaacaaaaaagtggagatacaacatacaaaaaaaagtaattaaaagtttgtttacttttgttgcAAATTCATTAAGTAGTTGTGCTTTTATCTTTAGTATaatacagttgtttttgtttttgctttacatTGCAATGAATGCTGTTCAGTTTAAATTAGAAGATGCAGGACCACTCCATAAGGGTGTGAAGTGCATAACTTTGAATGTTGTTGCCCACGCTCATGTTGTACTTCATCTATTTAGCATTTACAATCCACAACTTTATTATGAACTCACTCTTAGAAAAAGAAGTTTGTACTGCAACTTTCGGTGACTGACAGTTTGTAGCTTACTTTCTCCTCCAAGATACTGTTACTGATATTAAACGcctaaagtaaacaaaactttGCAAGTGAACATACATTCAACACTTGCACCAAAACTACAGTATGTATTAAGtaagtatttttgaataaacTGACAGCTATTGCTGATCAACATTTATAAGATTTATCAGTACACCTTAAGTTGCAATTTATAGTATTTgcttttttgaaatattttatttattgtacttTAGCATTGATTTAATTAGGTTTTTTAAGCAAGCTATTTAAGCAAGACTTGTACAGGGAGTACTTTTCAGGTCACTTTTAACACAGTGTAGTGATACATATAAATTCATCTCTTTCTCAcctgcacacaaaacacaaatacttgCCATGCATTCATGTTTAACAGTGCTTTTACTCACAGATCACTGTGCGCAAATGTCTCAAAGTTGTAGAGAAAGCGCAGAAGGTGGTAAGaaagtaaaacagcaacaagaaaaacGCATTACATTACAATAAATATGTTTGCCACCATGGATGAAATACCAGGAAAACGTAAGAATTGGCGCATTTAATTGTAAACTAGTTTTCGTTATTTACAGCATCCAACTCCCCAAAGTGATCCCGACTTTTATTTCCACCATATTGAGCAGTTAttgaaatcaaatgttttctacttcattttaaaataacgtgcaactttcttttaaaacattgtacAGGCTACAggctcttttttatttgttttttattctttattttttcattgttgttctgcagaaaaacacgTTCTCGGAGAATGAGGTCATCGTTATCGCGATAGTTTACTTGACGAGGAAATGACGgtggtgatgttttttttttatattcacctCATTCCAGGGGGAAGTCGTAGCGATCTGTGGTCAGCGTGCCGTTTTCGCTTTCAGTAAAAACACGGTTTATCCACATTCTTTTGGTATTTCAAATCGCTCCACGTTGAATCTCCACGATGACGCGACGCGTCAGAGAGTTTTGCAAGACGGGGTACgtgttcctgtttctgtgtttttttgccACGATGAACCCGGTTTCTCCAGTCACTCATTATTCGGTACCTGAAGAAATGGAGGAGGGCTCCGTCGTTGCGAATTTGGCAGCTGATTTGGGATTAGAAGTGAAGTCTCTGAAAACAAGGAAGATGCGCGTCGATGTTGTGGCCAATAAAAAATACCTTGACATCAACAAAGAAACCGGAGAGCTTTTTATATCTGAAAGGATTGACAGAGAGTTCTTGTGCCCGTCGAAGATAAGCTGCTTTCTTAAATTAGAGTCTTCAATTGAAAACCCGGTCCGAATGTTTAACATAGAGGTGGAAATAACGGATATAAACGACAATGCTCCTCATTTTAGAAGAGGAACGATGCATTTGGACATCTCGGAGTCAACCTCCGTTGGAGAGAGATTTTCCCTGAATAATGCTGCAGACCCAGATGTCGGAACTAATTCCGTGAAAGATTACCACTTGAGTGCGAGTGATCAGTTTTCTATTGATATTCAAACCGGAAGAGATGGGACAAAGTTTGCAGACTTGGTTTTGAAAAAAGCCCTGGACAGAGAGCAGCAGGCTGTTCATAACCTGATCCTCACTGCTGTGGACGGTGGAGTGCCCACGCGCACAGGTACAGCCAGCATAATTGTGCGCGTGCTCGACGTTAATGACAACGCCCCTTCGTTTGACAAAGACAAGTACGTTGTAGATGTGATGGAGAACTCTCCCATAGGCAGTTTAGTGATCAAACTGAATGCTACTGATTTAGATGAAGGATCTAATTCTGATGTTGTTTACTCATACAGTTTGTACACATCAGAGAGAACCCAACAGATCTTTAACTTGAATCCAGAAAATGGTGAAATCAGAGTGAAAGAGATGATAAATTATGAAGATTTTAAACTGTATGAGATGGAGATTATAGCCAGTGACAAGGGGCCAAACTCCTTATCTGGACAGTGCAAAGTAACAATACAGGTTACTGACATGAATGATAATCATCCTGAAATTTCTATCAAATCATTTCAGAGTccagtgaaagaaaatgtggCCACAGACACAGTGATAGCTGTAGTTAGTGTGAGTGATAAAGACTCAGGTGACAATGGAGTGGTTGATCTTCATATTCCAGACAACATGCCTTTTAAACTTAGAGAGTCCTCTGATAATTATTATGAATTAGTGGTATCAGAGCCATTAGACCGAGAGAAAGTCCCAGAATATGACATCACTTTTACTGTGACAGACAGAGGTTCTCCTCCTTTATCTGACAATGAAACTATGACTTTAGAGCTGCTGGATGTTAATGATAATGTCCCACAGTTTTCCCAGTCTTTTTATATTATACGTGTGATGGAGAATAATGCCCCTGGAGCCCTGCTGAGCTCACTCACTGCGTTTGACCCTGACCTCCATGAAAACCAGTATCTAGTTTATTTCATCCTGGAGAAGGAGATCGCCAACACTTCCATGTCCATGCTGTTCTCCATCAATCCAGAAAATGGGAATCTTTatgcactgaaaacatttgactatGAGATTGAGAAAGAGTTTCTGTTCCACATCGAGGCCAGAGACTCTGGTTCTCCTCCTCTCAGCAGTAATGTGACTGTCCACATAATTATTGTGGACCAAAATGACAATGCTCCCGTTATAGTGTCTCCGTGGCGCCCGCAGGGCTCGTTAGTGGAAGAAAAGATCCCCAGATCCACTGATAAAGGCTCCCTTGTTGCCAAGGTGATCGCTTTGGACACGGACTCTGTGCACAACTCTCGGATCACCTATCAGTTCCTCCAGGTGACTGATGCCTCCTTGTTCAGTCTGGATCAGTACAACGGAGAGATCCGGACCATGAGGATGTTCAGTTACAAAGACCCGCGCCACCACAGACTGATTGTTGTTGCCAAGGACAACGGGGAGCCTGCTCTGTCTGCTACAGTCACCATCAAGCTGTCCACAGTGGAGACTGCTGTCAAAGCTTACTCTGACATGACTGAGATGTCTCTGGAATATGACATTTTTTCAGACATCAATCTGTATTTGGTCATCGGTCTGGGCTCAGTTTCGTTTCTCCTGCTCATCACCATCCTGGTCACCATCGTGCTCAAGTGTCAGAACACCAAGCCCAGCAAATCAGCTCCTCCCAGCAGGAACAGTGTGATCAGTGAGAGGAACTCCACCATCGCAGACTCCACTCTGGTGTCCAACGATGCCTACTGGTATAGTCTGTTTCTAGCAGAGACCAGGAAAGGAAAGCTGGTGGTCAGACAGCCTGTGCCAAAGGGCTCCAGGTACATCGTGTCTAGTATCCCAAGAGGGACAGGACGGTCAGAGACCAGCGGTTCCGCAGCTTCCACACTGCAGGTACAAATGATCaccaacttgttttttttttttgtcattgttttgcttGCAATATATTTGCAACCTACCAATAgaattaaaaaagtttaaaatgtatattttttacaattcacaactttaacttttagaaaaatCATACTATCTTTTACTTGCAAcacattcattttttgtgtgtctaTGTGGGTGGTTTCCTTTTAAcatatacagttttttttcacttcagtgctcctttttatacattttaaaggtttcctGCTTTTGCacagcattttaaataaataggtCAATAATAGTTTGTTATTGCTGATTTTGTTGTCATGCTGAGGTAGTAATCAGTCATTTCAAGTAGGTTTTTGCCTGCTTTTTGTCTgagcaaataaacatttaaaacaaagtatgtTTGGGTTTGATGGCCAGGATTTCAGGTATCAGACTTTAAGTGCCATCGTAacactaactaactaactaactaaccaactaaccaactaacttttttttttacgttgtTCACAAAACAGACAAGTAGTTTACTTTTGGAGCCTGTAAGTATGtattctgtattttaacttcaggtatgtttttctgtttattgatgcatttttttttattcaaacattaatATACTTTGCTgatgtatttagttttaatttgaccGTAATTTATAACTTTTGGAtagtaaaataattataacaTTCTCAATCAATGGTGTGTTGTGCTGTTATAAACTGATGCAACACCAAATTGTTGGGCATACATAATGTACGTGCATTTCTAACTCAGGATTTGTGTCGCAAGTTTTTCAGCTTTGcaaaccttatttttttcctaggttaattttattctttatatgaGGCTGAAATCAGTGTATgcgtgtttgttttaatgtcttggTAAGTATGCTATTGAGTACATAAACAGTTTAACTGCTAGATATGTGTTTGATGTAATTCTCAGTTTCATTCAAccatggtaaaaaaaacaccagtatttgtttttgatatataattttttgtgttattttaaatgtaacattttagtCATGCATTTTTAAGAATCAAACCTGTGGTGAAAGGATGGGTGTAAACCAAACTATTGTTGTAATAACAAATAACTGACCattgaattgtttgttttttcttttctccccacTCTTAAGTACCCTAAATGAGGAAAGTCCACTCAGCAGCTGGAGGTATGCAGAGTCTGTGCCCTGGATAACCATTTAAGATTTGTGTTTGagacctttattttttaactgcttCTTGTTTCCCCTaactgaatgcttttttttttctttactgttcTTATAGAATTGTATTCTTCCTATTAGTTTCCTTCATTAGGATTACTGTTTTGTCCCGGTCATTCTTCTTGTAGAAGGATGTCCTCTCACCTGACATCACACAGTTTGCCAGGTTCTCTCTTAGCTCTTCAGCTTCTTAGACATACAGCTCTGAGCTTCACTGACACTTTGTGGATAATTGAGCAAACATAGCGATTCACATTAAGTGgtatgaatttaaaataatggaaataattacatttaataacattttatttagggCTGCTTGTGTTATTTATACAATGATATGAAATTATTTTACTACGGATTGGTTCTACATGgctattttgaattgaattggctCAAAATGGTTTCACTATTTTAGGAATTTCTTTCAATGATTTACTTGTACAACCCCATTTTTGACAAAGCTGGGACATTTTGGGCAATGTAACCaaagcagaatgcaatgatATACAGatttcataaactcatattttattcacagtggaatatattaaacatcaaatgtttaatctAAGAAATTGTACAGTTTTAGGGGAAAAAGTAACAAGataaatttatatttgatgtcagcaacacatctaaaaaatgaaacaaaacaaaaaaaggaaaatagaaaAACTGGGACAGGGTGATGATAACCgctcttttaacaacagtctgtaaacgtctGGGAACTGAGCAGACCAGTTGCTAAAGTTTTAGGAGGGGGatattgtcccattcttgtctgatgtagggtTTTAGCTGTTTAACCTTCCTGGGTCTTTGgcagattttttgtttcatgatgtttgaaaataattttttccaGTTCAGCACCCAGACTCTTCTACCACgaagccatgttgttgtaatggatgcagaaTGGAGGTTAGctttgtcttgctgaaatatactaggccttccctgaaaaagctGTTGTATGAATGAGAGATgtgttgttctaaaatctgtatATACTTTTGTGCATTGATGCTGCCTTTCCAGCTGTGTAAGCTGCGcatgccataggcactaatgcacctccataATGTTAGAAAAGGAGGCTTTTGAACGGTTTTCTGATAACAAGCATGATGGTTCCTCTCTTCTTAAGTACAGAAGACATGGCATTCAGTTTCATCTCACCACTGAACAGTTTTATACTTTGCATCAGTGCATTTTAACTAAGTTTTGAGAAGACAGAGAAGTATGAGAAGACAGCATAATTTCTCAAATGTATTCTTCTTTTTTGCGTGGATGGCACGGTGAATTGTGTTCACAGACAGTTATTTGTGGGGGTGTTcttgagcccatgcagtgacgTCCATAACAGAATATAGCTTGTTGTTAATGCCATGTTTAGAAACCCGAAAATCACAGGCCTCTTATATTGACTTTCGACCTTGTAATTTACacacagagatttctccagacttttaaacttttttgagGACATTATGAACTGCAGATGATTGGTTATTTGAAGGCCTCCCAACTTTCCTTTGAGGAACATTATGCTGAATTTGTTCCTctatttttagacacagtttttcacagactggtgaacttCTGCCCACCCTCttagagattcagcctctctgaaaTGCTATTTCTATTCCCAGGCCAcctactgacctgttgctaattaacctgAGTAGTTCCAAAATGCTCCTcgaactgtttattttttgtaccactttcttttacagctttttattgACCCTATCTTAGCTTTTTTGAGATGTTACTGGCATCGaatttaaaattaccttatttcttcctaaaaaaattattttttattttcaacatttaatatgtttaccaTAATCCATCAAAAGTAAAGtatgtttatgaaatttgcaaatcattgcattctgatttttttttacattttacaccacatataaatgtttttggaaGTGGGGTTGTGTTGTGTATAAAATCTATCTCTGTCAAAACTTGTACTTGGGgctcagacaaaaaaacatctttatttaatagtgcttttattttctggctTTGCTTTTAATGTATGGGATTTAAAAGATTCAGCATGGCAATATTTGCCTCTTTAAGTGAATCACTTTGTCCTCAAATGGAAGTGCATGCAAATATTAATCTGAGTTCATTCCCCTTACTGACCCATCACTATGATGTTAGGAGTGGgacctgttttaaatgtttgtaagaCAAATTGTGTTGTCTCTGTCCTTTTCACAGAACTGCATTCTGAACATGAATGGCACTTTCTCCAGTAGTCGGAACTGTGAcccattttttttgtgcaggagAGGCGCATAAAGAAACCAGCATAGCAACCAATCTACTTCTCATGATTTTAGAGCATGATATCCATTAAAAGATCTGCCACCTTCCTGATACATGTTCAAGGATTCACTCAGACAGTCCCCCACCCCTCTCTGCCTGAAACCCCTGTTTGAGAGACAGACATCAGCTGCATGAGATATCTCAGTTTGGCCAGTTGCTAGCCTCTCAGTGCATTGGATCcttttcatatttgttttttttctcctgtctcATTGGCAGGCATCCAcgacaagcagcagcagctccaaatAAGACCGCCCCTCCAGCTGTGGACAGTAATAAGGCTAACAAGTAAACCTTCATGGAAAAAAGTGGGACTCTTCGTCAATCAAACACATCTGTCCTTCTCAGCCGGGCTTGTTCCTCACTCTACGTAGATATCATGGTATAGCAATTATGAACTATGGTGTCAAATCTGAAAACCGTACATCCCTGTTCTTTGAGCACATGAAAAGCAGATGTCAACAATGTCCTGATGTTCATTCATTATGCATGATGAGACTGCATGGCTCCAGGTATACTTCAAGattataattttaaagaaaactgaacagaagtaatttttacaaatgagtgaactgtaaaaaatatgCATCTCTCAAGATTCAAAGAAACCAGAAGAAGGATTCCATATTCAGATGTGGAAAGTTGAGAGACATTTGTGAGACCTTTTGTGAGACCGTTCACTATCTTGCAAAAGGAGCATTTGttgaaaactgcatttcaaTTTCCTGTGTATTGTCTTGCTCCAAAGCAGCATTGATGTTTAATATAAGCAACATTAAAAGTGAAACAACTCTGAAAACTGTGTCAGAAAAGCACAaacctaaaaattaaaaataataatgacagagtcagaattttataaatgtgttaGCTTCTAGTAGCTTTATGTTTTGAACTtgactttgtgctttttaagtgAGCTAGGCCTAAACACATGAAAAAGAGTGCTGAGTACATCATACGCACAATGGATATCAGTGAGGCCTTTAGCC carries:
- the LOC108242386 gene encoding protocadherin alpha-C2-like isoform X2, whose product is MTRRVREFCKTGYVFLFLCFFATMNPVSPVTHYSVPEEMEEGSVVANLAADLGLEVKSLKTRKMRVDVVANKKYLDINKETGELFISERIDREFLCPSKISCFLKLESSIENPVRMFNIEVEITDINDNAPHFRRGTMHLDISESTSVGERFSLNNAADPDVGTNSVKDYHLSASDQFSIDIQTGRDGTKFADLVLKKALDREQQAVHNLILTAVDGGVPTRTGTASIIVRVLDVNDNAPSFDKDKYVVDVMENSPIGSLVIKLNATDLDEGSNSDVVYSYSLYTSERTQQIFNLNPENGEIRVKEMINYEDFKLYEMEIIASDKGPNSLSGQCKVTIQVTDMNDNHPEISIKSFQSPVKENVATDTVIAVVSVSDKDSGDNGVVDLHIPDNMPFKLRESSDNYYELVVSEPLDREKVPEYDITFTVTDRGSPPLSDNETMTLELLDVNDNVPQFSQSFYIIRVMENNAPGALLSSLTAFDPDLHENQYLVYFILEKEIANTSMSMLFSINPENGNLYALKTFDYEIEKEFLFHIEARDSGSPPLSSNVTVHIIIVDQNDNAPVIVSPWRPQGSLVEEKIPRSTDKGSLVAKVIALDTDSVHNSRITYQFLQVTDASLFSLDQYNGEIRTMRMFSYKDPRHHRLIVVAKDNGEPALSATVTIKLSTVETAVKAYSDMTEMSLEYDIFSDINLYLVIGLGSVSFLLLITILVTIVLKCQNTKPSKSAPPSRNSVISERNSTIADSTLVSNDAYWYSLFLAETRKGKLVVRQPVPKGSRYIVSSIPRGTGRSETSGSAASTLQYPK
- the LOC108242386 gene encoding protocadherin alpha-C2-like isoform X1 codes for the protein MTRRVREFCKTGYVFLFLCFFATMNPVSPVTHYSVPEEMEEGSVVANLAADLGLEVKSLKTRKMRVDVVANKKYLDINKETGELFISERIDREFLCPSKISCFLKLESSIENPVRMFNIEVEITDINDNAPHFRRGTMHLDISESTSVGERFSLNNAADPDVGTNSVKDYHLSASDQFSIDIQTGRDGTKFADLVLKKALDREQQAVHNLILTAVDGGVPTRTGTASIIVRVLDVNDNAPSFDKDKYVVDVMENSPIGSLVIKLNATDLDEGSNSDVVYSYSLYTSERTQQIFNLNPENGEIRVKEMINYEDFKLYEMEIIASDKGPNSLSGQCKVTIQVTDMNDNHPEISIKSFQSPVKENVATDTVIAVVSVSDKDSGDNGVVDLHIPDNMPFKLRESSDNYYELVVSEPLDREKVPEYDITFTVTDRGSPPLSDNETMTLELLDVNDNVPQFSQSFYIIRVMENNAPGALLSSLTAFDPDLHENQYLVYFILEKEIANTSMSMLFSINPENGNLYALKTFDYEIEKEFLFHIEARDSGSPPLSSNVTVHIIIVDQNDNAPVIVSPWRPQGSLVEEKIPRSTDKGSLVAKVIALDTDSVHNSRITYQFLQVTDASLFSLDQYNGEIRTMRMFSYKDPRHHRLIVVAKDNGEPALSATVTIKLSTVETAVKAYSDMTEMSLEYDIFSDINLYLVIGLGSVSFLLLITILVTIVLKCQNTKPSKSAPPSRNSVISERNSTIADSTLVSNDAYWYSLFLAETRKGKLVVRQPVPKGSRYIVSSIPRGTGRSETSGSAASTLQASTTSSSSSK